The following are encoded in a window of Salinibacter ruber DSM 13855 genomic DNA:
- a CDS encoding PLDc N-terminal domain-containing protein → MSDEHRFSRLRPLSLGLLAPLAVLLTGCGGPNLIERLSIGNWGFWGTVIIVLDLVALVDLLGDGTRSTTSTVVWALLIVFAPVLGVILYFIFGRE, encoded by the coding sequence ATGTCCGACGAACACCGCTTTTCCCGCCTCCGTCCGCTCTCGCTCGGCCTGCTCGCGCCGCTCGCGGTGCTACTCACCGGCTGCGGCGGCCCCAACCTCATCGAGCGTCTGTCGATCGGCAATTGGGGCTTCTGGGGCACCGTCATCATCGTGCTCGACCTCGTGGCACTGGTCGACCTGCTCGGCGACGGCACCCGGAGCACGACCAGCACGGTCGTCTGGGCGCTCCTGATCGTCTTCGCGCCGGTGCTCGGGGTGATCCTGTACTTTATCTTTGGTCGCGAGTAG
- a CDS encoding SPFH domain-containing protein — protein sequence MERVQDAAGDIANEVGDKASDELQASIEEGRKKVQGEIEDKLGAMVGMVTDSARETLKEQFRGIDEEEVLRFVPDRRRFAGIGPLLMGLFLLVLLPSVLNVVAYLFFLGGALAFGARYVLNAKVDVPEGYEGVLCRFGEPYENKETRNGRNWLFRFSDYIPYLVSKRDQVVDMHNANFTADYASIGISSQIVFQVVDAKKFIANTTPAGIMKSLNLYASYIALRIITSVEDARVKFSGRDSLDNIVAALNDHLSDDFGIEVTNVSMPSADNQILEDLEEIRTLLKEIDAMKEKRQVRLESAVKAVESELRTKRKQARRLTPELQQAKISLDTDITELVNEKRQEVLIEARRKLEEGASELDRDLANFRARLKKAISLQNSLEALKRNFELRTSKLKRRAFNLIGPDQVTVLGVSGIGTGVGLGMSKDVVKNILSDGSGPLVDEDPLTRAAG from the coding sequence ATGGAACGCGTACAGGACGCCGCCGGCGACATCGCAAACGAGGTCGGCGACAAGGCCTCGGATGAGCTTCAGGCCTCCATCGAGGAGGGACGGAAGAAGGTGCAGGGGGAGATTGAGGACAAGCTCGGGGCGATGGTCGGGATGGTAACCGACTCGGCCCGAGAGACGCTCAAAGAACAGTTTCGGGGGATCGACGAGGAGGAGGTGCTCAGGTTTGTCCCCGACCGGCGCCGATTTGCGGGCATCGGGCCCCTGCTCATGGGGCTCTTTCTGCTGGTCCTTCTGCCCTCGGTTCTCAACGTGGTCGCGTACCTGTTTTTCCTCGGCGGCGCCCTCGCGTTCGGGGCCCGGTACGTGCTCAACGCCAAGGTGGACGTGCCGGAGGGCTACGAGGGGGTGCTCTGCCGCTTTGGGGAGCCCTACGAGAACAAAGAGACCCGCAACGGGCGCAACTGGCTGTTTCGATTTTCCGACTACATCCCGTACCTCGTCTCGAAGCGGGACCAGGTGGTGGACATGCACAACGCGAACTTTACCGCCGACTACGCGAGCATCGGCATCTCCAGCCAGATCGTCTTCCAGGTGGTCGACGCGAAGAAGTTCATCGCGAACACCACCCCGGCGGGCATCATGAAGAGCCTCAACCTCTACGCCTCCTACATCGCGCTGCGCATCATCACGTCCGTGGAGGACGCCCGGGTGAAGTTCAGCGGGCGCGACTCGCTCGACAACATCGTGGCGGCGCTCAACGACCACCTCTCCGACGACTTCGGCATCGAGGTGACGAACGTGAGCATGCCGTCGGCCGACAATCAGATCCTGGAGGACCTCGAAGAGATCCGCACGCTCCTCAAGGAGATCGACGCCATGAAGGAGAAGCGGCAGGTGCGGCTCGAGTCGGCCGTCAAGGCCGTCGAGTCCGAGCTCCGCACGAAGCGGAAACAGGCCCGTCGCCTGACCCCGGAGCTGCAGCAGGCCAAGATCTCGCTGGACACCGACATCACCGAGCTGGTCAACGAGAAGCGCCAGGAGGTGCTCATCGAGGCGCGGCGGAAGCTGGAGGAGGGGGCGTCGGAGCTGGACCGGGACCTGGCCAACTTCCGAGCGCGGCTCAAGAAGGCCATCTCGCTACAGAATTCCCTCGAGGCGCTCAAGCGCAACTTCGAGCTCCGGACGTCGAAGCTGAAGCGCCGGGCCTTCAACCTCATCGGCCCGGATCAGGTGACGGTACTGGGGGTGTCCGGCATCGGCACCGGCGTGGGACTCGGCATGAGCAAGGACGTCGTCAAGAACATTCTGAGCGACGGGTCCGGCCCGCTCGTCGATGAGGACCCACTGACGCGGGCCGCAGGATGA
- a CDS encoding RNA polymerase sigma factor, with protein sequence MPDRDDEFVQLVRENDVRLRKICRVYADNTEAQRDLYQDILVELWRSFSSFERDAQPGTWLYRVALNTALSHDRSRAVRNEATLDADHPVWTDGVSRPDKRLDRDEKLDRLYAAIDRLDDVDKALVMMYLDEKSYREMGDVLGLSESHVGVKLHRVKNKLASWLEAPPA encoded by the coding sequence ATGCCTGATCGGGACGACGAGTTTGTACAGCTGGTGCGCGAGAACGACGTGCGTCTTCGCAAAATCTGCCGCGTATACGCGGACAATACGGAGGCGCAGCGCGACTTGTACCAGGACATTCTCGTGGAGCTCTGGCGGTCCTTCTCCTCGTTCGAGAGGGATGCTCAGCCAGGCACCTGGCTCTACCGCGTGGCCCTCAACACCGCCTTGAGCCACGACCGCTCTCGGGCGGTGCGGAACGAAGCAACGCTCGACGCCGACCATCCGGTATGGACGGACGGCGTGAGCCGCCCCGACAAGCGTCTCGATCGGGACGAGAAGCTTGACCGGCTGTACGCAGCTATCGACCGTCTCGACGACGTCGACAAGGCACTCGTGATGATGTACCTCGACGAGAAGAGCTATCGGGAAATGGGCGATGTGCTCGGCCTCAGCGAGTCCCACGTCGGCGTAAAACTACACCGAGTCAAGAACAAATTGGCCTCCTGGCTGGAGGCCCCTCCAGCATGA
- the dusB gene encoding tRNA dihydrouridine synthase DusB, whose product MRIGHLDFDDRPLFLAPMEDVSDPPFRILCKRYGADMMYTEFVSSAGLLREQEHEHQKLEIFDEERPIGIQVWGGGIDEVRNATPMVDAAGPDVIDINFGCPVRKIVQKDGGAGVLRNLDKMRNITAAVMEEATRPVTVKTRLGWDDDSIHIVDVARMLEDMGVAALTVHARTREQKYKGDARWEWLRTIKEEGTRDMPFIGNGDALDPEAIEAMFEETGVDGVMLGRGALGNPWIFERAKTYMETGELPPPPDWEERVQVVAEHLSLKCEWLGERTGVMEMRKNYSSYFKGFRNASTLRHELMQPETKAGVLEVMLNFKPDAPDIQVPAAKLPEETADPDAVDTKKPDVPDDLPSPGGDGADPEVGTKKAELPASMAS is encoded by the coding sequence ATGCGCATCGGCCACCTCGACTTTGACGACCGGCCCCTCTTCCTCGCGCCCATGGAGGACGTGAGCGACCCGCCGTTCCGCATCCTCTGCAAGCGGTACGGGGCCGACATGATGTACACCGAGTTCGTCTCCTCCGCGGGGCTCCTCCGCGAGCAGGAGCACGAGCACCAGAAGCTGGAGATTTTCGACGAGGAGCGCCCCATCGGCATTCAGGTGTGGGGCGGCGGGATCGACGAGGTCCGCAACGCGACGCCCATGGTCGACGCCGCCGGGCCGGACGTGATCGACATCAACTTCGGCTGTCCCGTCCGCAAAATCGTGCAGAAGGACGGCGGGGCCGGGGTGCTGCGCAACCTCGACAAGATGCGCAACATCACGGCGGCGGTGATGGAGGAGGCCACCCGCCCGGTCACGGTCAAGACGCGCCTGGGCTGGGACGACGACTCGATTCACATCGTGGACGTGGCCCGCATGCTGGAGGACATGGGCGTCGCGGCGCTCACGGTACACGCCCGCACCCGGGAGCAAAAGTACAAGGGCGACGCCCGGTGGGAGTGGCTCCGCACGATCAAGGAGGAGGGCACCCGCGACATGCCGTTTATCGGGAACGGGGATGCGCTGGACCCGGAGGCCATCGAGGCGATGTTCGAGGAGACGGGCGTCGACGGCGTGATGCTCGGGCGCGGGGCGCTCGGCAACCCGTGGATTTTTGAGCGCGCGAAGACCTACATGGAGACCGGCGAGCTGCCCCCGCCCCCCGACTGGGAGGAGCGCGTACAGGTGGTGGCCGAGCACCTGTCGCTCAAGTGCGAGTGGCTGGGCGAGCGGACCGGCGTGATGGAGATGCGCAAGAACTACAGCAGCTACTTCAAGGGCTTCCGCAACGCGTCGACGCTGCGGCACGAGCTGATGCAGCCGGAGACGAAGGCGGGCGTGCTCGAAGTGATGCTCAACTTCAAGCCCGACGCGCCCGACATCCAGGTGCCCGCCGCCAAGCTGCCGGAGGAGACCGCCGACCCGGACGCGGTGGACACGAAGAAGCCCGACGTGCCGGACGACCTGCCGTCGCCGGGCGGCGACGGGGCAGACCCGGAGGTGGGGACGAAGAAGGCGGAGCTGCCGGCGTCGATGGCATCGTAG
- a CDS encoding ectonucleotide pyrophosphatase/phosphodiesterase, with the protein MPIRRSLTIALFLLFPALGSGCQSTAPSTSSPSATEDAPAPLIVISIDGLRWDYLDRHEAPALSRIAEDGAHVDHLTPVFPTKTFPNHYSAVTGLYPSRHGIIANTMYDPAMDASFSLSDREAVMNPDWWGGEPIWVTAEQQGRTAATYFWPGSEAPVRGTRPTEWFEYDGSVPGTTRVDQALQWLDRPADTRPDLITLYFSRVDTKGHRHGPRSDSVATALREVDGFIQRLLDGLAARGLADAVNVMVTGDHGMSPTSRDRTIVLDDYIDPDDVRLTARNPVAMMEPRPGIPADSVVTALDQAPHLSAYRRGTLPDTLHFEGHRRIPSVIAVADDRWSIRTQAWMDENPDWTGGGTHGYDPRSENMHTLLAARGPGFRRNTTVDQLSLLHLYELMSALLDVEPAPNDGRLEAARPLLLPASARTAE; encoded by the coding sequence ATGCCGATCCGACGCTCGCTGACGATCGCCCTTTTCCTCCTCTTTCCGGCCCTTGGCTCTGGATGCCAGTCGACAGCGCCGTCCACCTCCTCGCCCTCGGCAACGGAGGACGCCCCGGCGCCCCTGATCGTGATTTCCATCGACGGCCTCCGCTGGGACTACCTCGACCGGCACGAGGCGCCGGCCCTGTCGCGGATCGCCGAGGATGGGGCCCACGTCGATCACCTCACGCCGGTCTTTCCCACCAAGACCTTTCCCAACCACTACAGCGCGGTCACGGGCCTCTACCCGTCCCGCCATGGCATCATCGCAAACACGATGTACGACCCGGCGATGGACGCCTCGTTCAGCCTCAGCGACCGGGAGGCCGTGATGAACCCGGACTGGTGGGGCGGCGAGCCGATCTGGGTCACCGCCGAGCAGCAGGGGCGCACCGCGGCCACGTACTTCTGGCCCGGCTCCGAGGCGCCTGTCCGGGGCACGCGGCCCACCGAGTGGTTTGAGTACGACGGCAGCGTGCCCGGCACCACGCGCGTCGACCAGGCCCTGCAGTGGCTCGATCGCCCGGCGGACACGCGCCCCGACCTCATCACGCTCTACTTCAGCCGCGTCGACACGAAGGGACACAGGCACGGCCCGCGCTCCGACTCGGTCGCCACGGCCCTGCGGGAGGTCGACGGCTTCATCCAGCGCCTCCTCGACGGCCTCGCTGCGCGGGGCCTCGCGGACGCGGTCAACGTGATGGTGACCGGCGACCACGGCATGAGCCCCACGTCCCGCGACCGCACCATCGTGCTCGACGATTACATCGACCCCGACGACGTGCGGCTCACCGCCCGCAACCCGGTGGCCATGATGGAGCCCCGGCCCGGCATACCGGCCGACTCGGTGGTGACGGCGCTCGACCAAGCCCCTCACCTGTCGGCGTACCGGCGCGGCACGCTGCCGGACACGCTCCACTTCGAGGGCCACCGCCGCATTCCATCCGTGATCGCCGTGGCCGACGACCGGTGGAGCATCCGGACGCAGGCGTGGATGGACGAGAACCCGGACTGGACCGGCGGCGGCACGCACGGCTACGACCCTCGATCCGAGAACATGCATACGCTGCTCGCCGCCCGCGGGCCTGGATTTCGGCGCAACACGACAGTCGATCAACTGTCCCTGCTCCACCTCTACGAGCTGATGAGCGCACTGCTCGACGTGGAGCCCGCCCCCAACGACGGGCGCCTGGAGGCGGCCCGGCCGCTCCTGCTGCCGGCGTCCGCCCGGACGGCGGAGTAG
- a CDS encoding ATP-binding cassette domain-containing protein, with product MADTLALDALSKRYGDGPPVLSNLSRSFEPGTLTLLVGPNGAGKTTLLRLLAVQAYPTDGAVRYGEIDVHDDPYRYLQRVGLVHAGPELPEHLTAVELLEWILRSRGHWTEDEGPARIAAVLDRLRLDERRANLIGTYSSGMTQKAQVAAAFVAEPAVVLMDEPLRSLDTATTEATVDLVDEFVADGGLAVVASHLTDALRPLADEVVRLGEESPVSA from the coding sequence ATGGCCGACACGCTTGCCCTCGACGCCCTGTCCAAACGGTACGGCGACGGGCCGCCCGTCCTGTCGAACCTCTCGCGGTCGTTTGAGCCGGGGACGCTCACGCTCCTCGTGGGGCCCAACGGCGCGGGGAAGACCACGCTCCTGCGCCTGCTGGCCGTGCAGGCCTACCCCACGGACGGGGCGGTGCGCTACGGCGAGATCGACGTGCACGACGACCCGTACCGGTACCTCCAGCGGGTGGGCCTCGTCCACGCGGGGCCCGAGCTGCCGGAGCACCTCACGGCGGTGGAGCTGCTGGAGTGGATTCTGCGCAGTCGGGGGCACTGGACGGAGGACGAGGGCCCGGCCCGGATCGCGGCGGTGCTCGACCGCCTCCGGCTCGACGAGCGCCGCGCGAACCTGATCGGCACCTACTCCAGCGGCATGACGCAGAAGGCGCAGGTGGCCGCTGCGTTCGTGGCCGAGCCGGCGGTCGTGCTCATGGACGAGCCCCTCCGCAGCCTCGACACCGCCACCACCGAGGCCACCGTCGACCTCGTAGACGAGTTTGTGGCGGACGGCGGGCTTGCCGTCGTGGCCAGCCACCTCACAGACGCGCTCCGCCCGCTCGCCGACGAGGTGGTGCGCCTCGGCGAGGAATCGCCCGTGTCCGCCTAG
- a CDS encoding nucleoside deaminase, which produces MPDSVDALDHERFVRAAIDEAGSAQDAGNPPFGAVLVGPGGTVLDRAGNTEGRTGDCTGHAETNLVRAASQEYDPERLAKATLYASTEPCAMCAGAIFWARIGRVVFGLRAERLYDMKGDAGRQLALSCEDVLARGNHEVEVVGPVLEDEAAAVFDIS; this is translated from the coding sequence ATGCCCGACTCCGTTGACGCCCTCGACCACGAGCGGTTCGTCCGGGCCGCCATCGACGAAGCTGGCTCGGCCCAGGACGCCGGCAATCCGCCTTTTGGCGCCGTGCTGGTGGGCCCGGGCGGGACGGTCCTAGACCGCGCCGGCAATACGGAGGGCCGCACGGGGGACTGCACGGGGCACGCCGAGACCAATCTCGTCCGCGCCGCCTCTCAGGAGTATGACCCGGAGCGGCTCGCGAAGGCCACCCTCTACGCGAGCACGGAGCCGTGCGCGATGTGCGCTGGGGCCATCTTCTGGGCCCGCATCGGGCGCGTCGTGTTTGGGCTGCGCGCCGAGCGCCTCTACGACATGAAGGGCGACGCCGGGCGCCAGTTGGCCCTGTCCTGCGAGGACGTGCTCGCCCGGGGCAACCACGAGGTGGAGGTCGTCGGGCCGGTGCTGGAGGACGAAGCCGCGGCGGTGTTCGACATTTCATGA